Within the Musa acuminata AAA Group cultivar baxijiao chromosome BXJ2-9, Cavendish_Baxijiao_AAA, whole genome shotgun sequence genome, the region tggtacctcagaggcgggacttctatgaagttatcgatcccttgctctcttgGAGGGAGAGTacttggttgtgaaaggggccgaggtggtggagaatgcaaaggcaaactccaagtaccgagataaggttgaagggcaaatgccagggaacttcgtaagatcggtgtcaacaagcttctcatcaagataatcaAAAGTGAACGACTTCAGGTTGATGCAAGAGTGTTCgactaaggaatgaagtagacagTACGCGGTGTTATACCTTTacaactcagaggagtaggcagcaaagatgatggagaagatggcatattcctagaggcgaccaaaactattaaaaacttactccaagttggggtgaaaacttcttgcatttcagaagttcgatggcattgagaaggtgaatcacaactgctaactcaacgtaaggagtgtaaacacttcaagtgctttagaagtataAGTAAAGAGCgggtgaaggctagtaaccagctcgatgcatggagtacaaccctcaaggaggcgggcgaaATCAAGGTAACATTTTCCTTCTTAACTCTTaatagaatgggtgaaaccgagtaccctaattctcttatctatccagcagaggagctctacataggtttttagacccttcgaagaaaccgaATGGAAGAcactagttgtcaaatcctcaccaatggtgatcagtgctactgagagtagattatctgctttattttccaacagaatgccaatcgaaagtggaagtgatgcgaacctacttggaagtgatgtCTAAGTGGAACAAGAaacgatgggcaaattttatggaggaaggacctaaaaactttaaagtctgtgaggcgatgctcgttaaagctccaacatgcatccacctagttctagcggcatgaggcatttgagagactagcgtataTTAAGGATGATCTTTTCTTTCATCTAAGGGATCCGTAAAAAAcagcagggatcaacacaactcaactgaccccacaccagagtcagagtctttggcgagttgaagcagcatggtggatcaaagttcgactacttaaTAACAACAGCGGAGTGCAGTTGGGCGCCAAGTGGCGCATTacaactggagcagaagattaaagactcagtaaAGGCTAGGAAATGCAGCATCTGTAAAGACTTCAAtgaggacgttgaaggaataagtgggggagaatgtcacggacaaaactataatttgggtgtttaatgtaattctcatatatgtccgtgtctttcgattttgttcatgctttgcacaatatgtaaagggctgatagtaggcttagcaaccccatttttttttgttttggtggTCGTCTTtggcttgcaaacaaaggttgtgtcatgtgggcacttgtggggatttcgatCTATAGTGTACTATTTTAGATCCTTTGTTGTATGATCGTTCAGAATTTgtgaagtttgtttgtaatttgcattggctataaagtgtttgctgaaatgattgcttgtggatcctgagtgagaagctttctttaacccgttttctcttttgtaggtcccaaGGGACAataggaggtttcgaggaggctgacctttgcaaacggatacgtaagggtgccgcatgacttaggcaaaactagctaagtgcgTGATAGGTTGGTAGAACCAGCAGTAGAGGAAGCTTCAGACGACAACAGCCGTGAAAGAAGCTTCGGACGACAGCATTGGCGGCGGAGGAAGCTGCGGACTATAGTAGTAGCGATGGAGAAAGCTTCAAACACTGACAACAATGGCGACGGAAGCTGCGGACGACGACGTTGTGGGCGGAGGAAGCTTCAAATGTGTCAATCGGTGGCAAAGGAAACTGTGGTCCTCTCCCTTGACGGTGGAAGGAGCTGCACATGGAAGCCGTGACGGTGGAGGGAACTACGCATGAAAGCTAGACCTTCGGACTCGTCCATCGGCGATAGAGGAAGGGTTGGTCTGGTTGGCAGCGGCAAAGGAAGCATCGGAAACAACTGTGCTAGGGTTTATGGCTCCGGGTCGCACGGGGAGGGGGGGTGTGTGTTTTGTGCAAGTTTAGTTACATTAtgtagcttagttggttcaatcgaaccaactaagctaCTATTCAACCGAACCAGACTCTAGCTCAGTTGCTTTGTTTCAATCGGCCGCTCACCCGAGACGCCCGATGCCTGGGTttaggcgagcgcctaggcggcactTCATTGAAGCACCAAAGCGAGCACCTGGACTACTATTTAAACTATTGCTTTAATGTATATCGCTCTTCTTTCAAATTGATATCTAACCCAATAACCTCATTGTTTCTTTGATATTAATGTGtcaactttttatttgttttattttacCATATATCCTTTCGGTATCATTTAATAACGTCTATGGCAGGATTCTGGGGTACGTGGAAAAGCAGCTGGATCAAATTATGGTGGAGGCTCACTAGGTTCAGCGGTATGTGTACATCATGAACTTACAATTTTGCAATCAAGGTCAAGTTAAGGTGCAGCTTGTGTCGAATGTAGGTCTTGCTTTGAATATATTAGTCTTAagatcttgttttcaatttttttGAAGCTTTTACTGTGATTTTATAAATTTAAGGGCTGTCACTAGAGTTTATTAGGAGAAAGTAATGGCGGTGGAATCATGATTTTCCTGTATGACAGACCTTTATTCCCTAGAAAATAAAGGAACTATTAACATGATTCTAAATATCTTAGAAGGTTATCTGATTTGGGATAACAAAGATATTGTAATACTGATTTGCATCCCTTTTAGGGTGGTCATAAGGTCCCAATCTGATCTGAATTAAGGATCATGAGATGTTTGACCTATTCAGAAGGCTTTGACACAAAATTCCATGATTCATATCCttatttctataatttttttctGTTGCACTTGTATCTTTAATTTGCTTATGATGTTCCATATTTTGTCTCCATCTCACTGCTATTCTACCTTCGTTTCCCTCTACTTTCTGTTGCTATGGAAATAATACTATTCTTTATTCATTTGGGTCTTGCACCAGCAGACCTGTTATTATATCTGTTTCAGAACTGAAATCTATTTACCACAATGcaccatattctaaaatgatttataatattttgtcaTGCAGTCTTTCGGCATTGCAAAAGATGTAGTATTGAGAAGCTAGCCTTAGTGGCACAGAGCATATTAATCCacgagaaagaagaaagagagccTTCAAGTCTCAATTAGAGagattcttcaataatttgtCCAAAAACAAAGAGTTTTCAATAATTCAGGGACAGTTGAAACCTTTTACTAATACCTGATGTACATAAATTGTCTCCAATTGGTGATTGAGGATGTAGCTCCTTTATTCCTggcattattattttaaatatagtcCTGAGGGTTGTGAAGTGAATAGAGATTTAGCTCCAGTTATCCTGATAAATGGTGAAGAGGATGAAGATATCGTAGAAATAATCAGGGCACTAGAATACTTCTTTTTAGGGACCTGAGTTTTAGGGAACTGAAGAACTAATAATTGATGAAACATTAAGTCCCCAGAATCCTAGGTCTATCAAATAATTTGAATGGACAAGATACATTTCTTGAACCCTTCTTATTCAAATGCTAGCTTTTCCTGCTCCCACTGGAACCCTGCTGATTTCTGCAATGGCTGTTGTGCCATTATGATATTCTTTGATATGATGAGTATAGGCAGAAGTTATAATGACATTTTCACAAGACCAGTCTCTAGATACATTTTAGTTCCATTTTGTGAGGATACATGTACTTCTTAAACAAGAAAACCTTTCAATGTCTTTGCATTTTAGATGGGATCAAGAACCTATAAGCACTTCCTTGAATAGTGAGTCAACTAATGAACCATTTTTTTGATGAACTTTTTGCAAAACTTGTAATAGTGATCACATCATTCTTAAATCAATTATCTGATTAACATAGATTGCATTGCAAGTACTGTGGTGTATTGATATTTCTTAGTTGCTTATTTTATCTGTGTTTATAATGTAGGAtctcaagaaaaaggaaagagaacTACAAGCCAGGGAGGCAGAACTGAATAAGAGGGAAAAGGTATGTCCTGTATGTCCTTGAGTTTAATGGTCACAAATGCAACTCCTGCCCTTATTCTTGGAACTTCAGTTTTGCTTCTCTTGCGTTAAAGATTTAGATAGTTTGAAACTAAATAAAAGAATATGTGGAATATTCTTGTCCAAAAATGTTATGCTATGCTTACCATTGTATTGTTATATAATTAATTTGTGAGACAATTGTAAAACAAACATCTTGATACTCAAGTGTGCTGGACAATACGTGCTAGGTAATATGTGGTATATGATATACCTTTATGCAATGAAATTGTTAACTAGCCTGATCTATTAAAAAAGAATATCTTATTTATATGCTTTGCAAAAGCTAACATTACTCAGTTTATAAGCTCGTCATGTGTATAAGATCTATTGTGTGCAAGGTTATAAAAGTGGAATTGGCATGCAGGCAATTAGGTTGTGACATAGTGTGTTTGCACAATGCAAGTGTGTATGTAGTTGCATATGTGGGTTCTTTTTGAAAATTGTAAGTATCATTTAAAatcagaaaaagaataaaaataactaatgaaCTAGCAATATAATTACTTCATAGATATTCACAACCTCTCTTAACACTCAAGCATAATAAGGCAAGTGACACTCAAATGCATGATCTTGTAGTTAAGGCAAGCGACATGCAAATGCATGTAATTGTTTTCAACAACCAAATATTATCTAAAGaactaatataaaataaatttgttaTCCTATAGCCATAGGATGCCTTGGCATGCACAAGCTTCGGAAGAAGTCCCAAATATCATGACAACGGCTCAaactttgaaaattttaaatagaacataaaattttgagCACTTCTTAAATCATCATTATTTTAATAGCCACACATTTCTACCACATATTGTATACAAAAATGCTGTATTTTGATCAAACTACATTATATTTCTGAAACTATGATTACTTGTTTCTCACTGGTTTGTTTTTATACTAATTTGATGGCTTATGTATGCAAAAAGCCCTAAAATCATATTATGTTTCTACAGATCATGAAAAAAagaattttttgcattttcttctgtCAAATGGAATGGTTATCTTTAATTGTGTATGTgtgctttttctttgtttttatttatttattttgctggTAAAACAGGAACTAAAACGTAAAGAAGAGGCTGCAGCACAAGGTGACTAGTCTATATTTTCATAGAATAAATTGACTAgtactatttttttcttttaatgttaggcaAGAGCCTTACTGTTTTAAGATGAATAcaagttaaatttatcttttcTTAAATTGGTTGCCCTTccttattttttgcttctttgcaGCTGGTGTTGTCATAGATGAGAAAAACTGGCCACGTTTTTTTCCTATTATCCATCATGATATTGCAAATGAGATACCCATTCACCTGCAAAGATTGcagtatcttgcatttgcttcatTGTTAGGTATGTTTAGGCTCTTATCATTATCAAAGTTCCGCCCTTGTTTTTTATGGTTCCAAGGCCTTGTTGCTTTTCTTGCTCAGAACACTTGAACTTTTGCATTTTTTGTTCACATTCTAACCAAATTATGAGGACAATCAGTTAACCATTTTGATATGTGACATATTTTTCATCTTATGGTAGTAACTTTCTCACTGTCATTTTAGTTTGGGCATTAACATCTGTTGACAAAGATATCTTATGAATGTGAAATGTATGTGCTGCATGTAGTTGATTTGTTATCTAAGAAGCAGTTTCTTATTGTTTTGTGCCCTCATATTCAGGAGTAATATTGGACTTTAGTGGACTAAACCAAAAATATTTACCATGGTATATATAGGCTTTTGGAACATTCTCATATGATCGCTTAGCTAAGTTGCTTTAGGAGACAATGTATAATTGATAAGATTTACATGGTAGGAATAATTCTAGTAGATAGTTATTGAACTTTGGGTGTAAAATTTTTATGTGAAAACAAAATATGAAATTATTTCTCAATTTGGGTGTTTGACAGGTTTGACTGCATGCCTGTTTTGGAATATTATAGCAGTTACAACAGCATGGATTAAAGGGGAAGGTACTTAGAGGATCTTTTTTGTGAGTGGATACTATAATACCACAATGGAAATTAATTTTATTTGCTTCTTATTTCTAGGTGTCAAGATCTGGTTGCTTGCAATCATCTACTTCATCTCTGGTGTCCCAGGTGCATATGTGTTGTGGTATCGGCCTCTTTATCGTGCCATGAGGTACAGTTTCATATCTCAACCTTTACTAAAGTTTGTGGACTTCAAGACTATGATGGATACAAACTTATGCTTTAAGCTTATGACGTCATATGTTCACATGACATTGCAACATGTTTTATAGGACTGAAAGCGCTTTGAATTTTGGATGGTTTTTCCTATTTTACTTGGTATGTTCTTGGTGGTTTAAGATGTTGTTCAGATATCTTTTTTCACGGTAATGCTTTATGGAAAGTAAAATGTTCTCCAATTGACTCTCTTATGTCTGTGCAGCTTCACATTGCTTTTGTCATATATTCTGCTGtggctcctccaatttttttcaaGGGAAAATCTTTGACGTAAGTTTCTCTTTTTATGAGTAATATATGGTGAATGGTGAAAGTAATAAATTCATATATACAGAGGCTACAgctaacccattttgatacatccTCCAAATTTGGTGAATGCAAATTTGATTTGTTCACTGAGAAAATAATTGAGACTGGCCTTTTACCTTTTGTACATTGGAAGGTTAACTTTCAAATTTTGCTTTAGAGATCATGCATTCATGCTCATGATTTTTGGCAGCTTGACATCAAAATGTATTTTCCTAAAAATCCATCAGCTATTGTTTTTAGTAATGTGTGTCAGCTAGAAGGAAATATAGTCAAGTTATGTTGATTTCTAGATATTCAAATAGttgaattttaatttaaaatctatTAAGCTTTTCTTCATTGGGTATTGTACATGAAACAATGAGGAATTTTTGCTGTTATTGCTAAATATTCTGGAGAAGACACAAGTTGATGTGATAAATAATCacatcacaattttaatttgataTGAAATGGAAGGAAAGTCTATTTAGTGCATAAGTCCATTGTGCAAGTGGTGTGCTAAGTGAATAATACTAGGAGGCAAACTTAACCGTATGGCCAGCATGAGTTAGTGAGTGCCCTAGATGTGCCAAATCATTGCAGAAACATGGCCAGCTGAATATTTAGTAGCATTTCTCTGCCCATGGTATAGAATGTGCAGAAAGGTATTAGTATCCTCCCATTCTGATGCCACAGAATTACTATCCTTGGACTATGTTGACTTTTTAAAACTGTGAATTTGTTGGAACAAACCCAATTGAGATACTTTTATCTTGAAATTTTAGGGGTATATGCTATATTTACCTTGGAGCTTCCTTTCTTTTAAACTCTATGAGACTTGGTGGCTTTCAATTCCTTGCACTCTTCCTTTCTCTGTGTCAGATTTCCCATTGATTTCATGGAAAATTTGTTGGCAGAACTTTTTCCATTGACAGAAAACTAAAAATTGCACAACCTTTTTTACATTTATTGAAAAAGCATAACTTTTGATTATGCTGATCAATGTCACAACTATAAAGTATTTTCAGGCTTTTCTATGCTTAAGCAcaatgaaaggaaaagaaaatgtaATTTTGATTTTCTTCCATTACTCCAAATACAATGGATTCTTTTGCAAGGAAATGGATTTTTCATTTAGATAGCTTCATCATTTTTATTTCCAGTTCAATTACCCTTAGAAATTACTCATTATTATATAAGTATCTATTTCATTGCTTGTTGCATCTAGTTATTGTGTGTTTCCCAACTAACCACATTCAAGTTTAGTTTCTAATATcctataagattgttatcttgtaAGTCTAACAAATTTGTTTGAAGATTGCTCGGATTATAGGAGAGCATTAAGGAGACTCTCTGATATTTTGTGAAATTTTTTGTCGATAGTCTTAACATGGCAGTTTGAGCAAAAATGTATTGCCTTCTATATTATGTTGGACTTTAACAAATGTGGGCATCTTACAGTCTTCACCAATGGTTCCAGTAATAGAGGATTTTTGAGCTAAAATGAAGTTGGCAATAGTGGTGGAATTGTAGGAGACCATTTTAGAGCTTGTTTGCAGAGTTTTGGAACATGACTTAGCTCTTAGTAGGACACTGGTGACATCTTCCAACTTAGCTGTAACATTAATTATTACTACTTACAACTTTGGACATGATATTGTGATTCACTTAGTTTGTGTAAAATCAATTCTTGTTTGCTCTCTGGGCAACCTAGTATTCTCCAGATGGACTTATGTAATTTGTTGCTATTCCGGTACTACAAAAGTTGTGGTCTGACCTAATCTATAAAGAACTTTTTTATCAGACTCTTGTAGACAAAAGGATGAAAATAGATAAACTTGTTATTGTTTCATTGGATGCTGAAAAATGAAAGTTTTTACTGTATCACCTTGAGGAAGGATTTGCTTCCTTGCCAACTTATACAAAATTATTGAACTTCTATTTTCTTTTCTGCTTATGCATGTCCTTCTCATGTTTTCTGTTGCAGAGGTATTTTGCCAGCAGTGGATCTTATCAGCAGTAAGGCTTTGGTTGGGGTGAGTTATAGGTTTCCATAGAAAATTTGTTGAACTTTTTTCTATGTTCTTGAAATAACTTGATCAGATAGACATGAACGTTCTGTCTTAATATTGCTGATTAAATAAGATTGTATGTTATGGAGTTTATTTTAAATCCAGCATGGGGCTTACTTTGGGCATAACTGGATAGAGACATGTAAGTCTAAACTATTAAGTACCATGGGACTATTTGATTATTAAAAGTAGAAGTACCTGCTAACATAATCTCAATGTAATTGTAAGTGCTGCATAAAAAAAAGGCTCAATTGTTTGGTTTCCTGCATTTGTAAGTGCAACTTACCTTCATTTTGTTTGGTTGGCTTTATTTGCGATTGCTATTTCACTGAAGGATGAAGGAACAGATGGTGGCCAAGGTGGGTTGTTGGAGGGAGAACAATAGTTGCAGGAATGCTGAGAGAGTAAGCAGCGATTTTATGTAATATAGGAGGTGCATTGGAGGAAGTGCACTTATCCTTGGGTTGGCTCAAACCTGGTTTAGCTTGTGCctactaagtttttttttttttccaggctTGGACCAATGTATGCAATCCCTGCCCATAACTAATGACTAAGGACAAAAACTATTAGCTTAAGCACTCAAAATATTGAAGTACGATAAGAGACAAGACCTCGCAATAAACTAAACACCATTACTAGCCTTGTTGTGTTTTTCTTCATTTTGTTACATTGTGAacctaaatttataataataatgattTCATTCTGGTAGGGTCTAGATGCAGAATTTTCTACCCAGGCCTGACTTTAGTTTTAATTGGGCCCAACTTTTTTGCCCATCTTGGGCCTGAGCAAGTCAAAACTTTGCCCAAGAGCTCTCCTATTTGGAGGCTAGGATGTCGGGTCAGGTAAGTGTCTCAGCCCATACATAGGTCTATCGGAGTAAGGATTGAAATAGGATCTTAAATTGTAactaattttagaattcattgataggtAGCTTGGTTGCATGTGGAAATGTAGGTTAGAGGGTTTAAGTTGCAATTCTAAAGAAATATTATATGTTTGCACTTGATAAAATATCTGCCAATGGTTTAAAAGTTACCAAAGTATCACATAGCATATAAACAGTATGTGGAATTAAGTATTCAAGATAGTTTTTAGTAACTAAATTAGTAGTTAATCTCAGTGATATTCGTACCAATTCTTTATTGGTCCATGACAATGGTACCATAGCCTACCAAGTGTCAATAATGGTTGGACTAGTCAGGTCCAGTTTCAGACTAGTCCATCTCTTCAATGTAGCTTTTTATATATATCCTGAAAAATGGATCAAAATATGCATATAAGACCTATTGAGAGACATAAATCGTACTACATAAGTAAAAACACTTATAGAAACATTAAAATAAATACATGACACATGAGTTATGCATGATACACGCTGTACCTTATTAGTACAGGCCCTACTAATTACCAAAACGAATGTTGTGTTTCTGGGAGGTTCTTGTGGTTGAATATCAAGGCCATAATTTGTGCTCCCATGGCATTCAGTATTGATACACTGTATGCTAATTGTAGATTAATCAAGCAATAATTAAGTCACTTTGTTCATTAAGTGTATGCTGGTAGTTGTAGACACAACTAGTACAACTTCAACTGATTTGTATAGCTAGACTTTCTACGACTGGTGAATGTAtaatatcatcatcatctcctACTATCAAGATCGTAGTAAATTAACGCTAATAAGAAGTATATCTGAACCATATGCTTGCATTTTCATGCTGATGTGGACCACAAATCTGATTGTTTTCACATCCAATAATATGACATATTAGTTGCATAGCGTCATATGACCACATAGGCATACATGAAACACGTGACTGCACAAACTGCAGCTTGGAACACTTAGGCCTACACTTGGCAACTCAATAGTTATCTATTGTTATTTAACAGCTAAATATCTGCTTTACTTGGATGTTCTCCTTTTGGTATGATGCTGCAAGCAAACACTATATTTTCAAGAAATCACTAGTTTTGATTTAGTTGCAGCATCTGTATTTCTTTAGTAAATTAGAGCAGAGAAGTTGAAATGTTTTCACTGTTATTGCAAGTTTTCTTGATCTAATTGTAGTGTTATGTGACTCTAGATTcttgtttgcttgtagatcttcTATTTTGTTGGATTCGGTTTGTTCTGCCTCGAGTCACTGCTCAGCATTTGGGTCATACAGGTCATTTTTCTGCACCTAATATGGAAGTTGCCAGCAGTTAACAATTCCATTCTGTTTTTCCTTTTAAAGTTAACCATGTTCCTTGATTGAATAAATTATGTTTATGTAAGGTTTAAGGGAATTGCAGTTGATTGTTAAAGTTGCTTATCAATTATATGCTAAATGAAATATAGTTGGAGGCTTTTATATCTTATTTATTAAGAAATCAGTAGTACTTAATGAGCTTCAGTGAAAATTGAATCTGGAAATGGATTTATTTGGTTAAACTCAATGTTCAACCTGAGGGTTCTGGTAATTCTGTGCAGCAAGTATATATGTACTTCCGTGGGAGTGGAAAGGCTGCAGAaatgaagcgtgaggcagcacgtgGTGCTATGAGGGCAGCAATATGATTATTTTATCCAGAGCCACTGTTTGAGGGGAAGACGAGAAATGCAGTTGATCAGGCCTATAGTTTGATTAATGTCTTTGTTTGCTTGATTTCTTCTTGGTCATTCATGATGTCTTTGGCATATTGTCAGGTGTGTTACCTTGAATGGGAAAAGGTACATCGTTCCTTTTCCAAATTTATCTGGGAAGCATGTAGCGTGTGTTAGCTTCTTTGAAGCCTATTCTCGCTTGTATCTACCATCTCATTTCGTCCTGTGAATTTGTGCTATAGAA harbors:
- the LOC135623437 gene encoding secretory carrier-associated membrane protein 1-like: MAGRYDSDPFQEEDVNPFADSGVRGKAAGSNYGGGSLGSADLKKKERELQAREAELNKREKELKRKEEAAAQAGVVIDEKNWPRFFPIIHHDIANEIPIHLQRLQYLAFASLLGLTACLFWNIIAVTTAWIKGEGVKIWLLAIIYFISGVPGAYVLWYRPLYRAMRTESALNFGWFFLFYLLHIAFVIYSAVAPPIFFKGKSLTGILPAVDLISSKALVGIFYFVGFGLFCLESLLSIWVIQQVYMYFRGSGKAAEMKREAARGAMRAAI